The Notolabrus celidotus isolate fNotCel1 unplaced genomic scaffold, fNotCel1.pri scaffold_304_arrow_ctg1, whole genome shotgun sequence nucleotide sequence AAGTGACATTTTATACATACCTTTTTGGTACCATCAATGCAGAGGATTTCTCCAGTCACACTGAGGATGGCAGCTCGGTACACAGGCATCCTTTCCATTTCCATGATCATGTGTGCACGCCTCAGCACACGGGCAAATGGAAGGGGAGactgggggaggggaggggtgtaTGTACCAGGGGCTTTCACAAAAGACAGGATGCCACTCTGAGATGATGAAGATCCAGCTGTGTGGGCCTCGTACAGGAGAGTCTGGTAAAGGTCACGCCGCTGGACATACCACTCATCATGGCCCTGCTGCAGCAGTCTCTGTACCTTACTCATGGACACAGCATTGAGCCGTCACTCAGCAGGGTGACGACACCTCTGTCAATAGCACGCTTCCCACACAGAATGGCAGGAAACATGCTTCTGATGGCTGGGGCAAGGTTCATCAGAATCTTGGGACTGTGTGCCAACCACATGTACTGTTGCATGTGATGtgaattctcctcctcctcctcctcgtcacaGTCTGCATCACCGTGCGTCTTGCTCACTGCCTGCCTCATCTTTTCACAGTGAGAACATTTTAGTTTCTCTGTCAACAGGGTGTAATTATACATCATCCCACACACTTGCCTAGCGTAACTGCCAAAGCCTTTCTTCTCCAGGTATTCCCCTGGCGGTGCAGGGCAGTTGGTGTTGGGGCAGCAGATCTTGGCTTTCATCACACCAACTGGCCGCCAGAAGAAAGCAGGGGTGGTAAAAAAGGCCATCATGTTGGGTACTGCTCCCTTGACAgatacaggaggaggaggcgggtgGAACTCCATCTTCTCCTTTAAGAGTTTCCTCTCCACTATCTCAccctttatgtttttatacttAGATGAGCCATCAAAGAGACCATACCTCTCATCGTATTTTAGCCACCTGATGTTAGGAGGGGCTATACCAAGGGCTTGGGCAGATGCAAGTGGCTGCTCCCAGTATTTCTGCCAACCCTCCAGCACGATGCCACTGGATTCTGAAGCAGAGCTCTCTGCTGTGGATGAGGGCCATCCCTGAGATGTGCTGGGCCTGTTGGAAGAGTCCTGAGTCACAGCTGGAGCAAGCTCTCCCCAGGTGGTAAGCTGTGTAGAGACCGGCACCTCAGACTCGTCAAGGACTTGTTCTGAAGAAGAAATGCcacaaaaatgtattaactACATGGCTTGATATGTAGTAAtgaatttcacaaaacacaaacattcctGAGATTAAACATGGCTGTAATGTTCTAAAGAAGCTTTCTTAATCTGCattattttacatgaaaatggTCTATTTTACTAAACTCAGATTACGGCTTTCATTCCTTTCGTGTAAGTATACATATACAGTGCATGTGTTGTAATACCTCTGTCCTAAAAAGGttatttgattttcattttagcATAATATTACCAGCAGCAGCCAACAGTTCAGCATCACTCGCATAGCCAGGTTCCTGCTGTAACTCGGAAACAGAAGATTCAGccaccttttgttttgttgattcctgtttctgcagaaaataaatacacctGTTTTACTCAACACCTCCCATGAGTTCTTACTATGTCTAAAGCTTCTGTTTTCAATTGAAGGTGCTAAATGTGTCCTGTCCATAAACAAACAGTAATTACAATGTAATGTTAGGTAAAGGAGAAATAACCCAGTTATCTTACCTCCAGCCTCTTGTCAAGATGACATGTGACAGAAGGGAACCCTCGAACAAACTCCAGCATTCGCTCCTTTTGCCATTTAAGAAGCTCATTCTTCTCACCCTTCTGGCAATATTCAGAGAGCAACCATACCACCCAGCCGACATCGTTTTCAAGCAGCCATCTGAATGACTGTCCAGCATACTTGCCGAATGTGATGACGAACTGCCCTTTCCACATTTCCCCTCCAGATTTCTTGGCAGCCACCTCTGCCTTTTCGGGATCCAGCCATCCAGGGTCTACTGCTTTGCTGGGGGCCTTTGCCACAATCTTAGCTGCATCTGAACACAGCAGCCTGGCCTCTCCCTGTCTATACAGAGGAATGTGTGGGTACAGATGCTGCTTCAGGTGGGAGTCCAGCTGTTGTTTGAAGGTGAAGCTTTTACCACACACATCACACTCAATTTCCTTTGGAGCATGAAGCTTCATATGCCTGGTCAGGTTACACTTCTCAGTGAAAGTCTATTTGCACAAACTGCACTCGTGTGTCTTCTTCTCCATGTTTAACCTTTACaacataaacaaatatttattaatCAGGTTTTCCAATATGGAGCTGTACAAAAATCgtgttttgtcctgttttagATAACTAAATAGCTCATGTGTTAATAGTAAGTCGGGTTATTTACTGATGAGGTAACTGAGGTAACATATACCTTATGATAATTAGGGTGACCATTGAAATTATACGGCATCTTTGAGTCAACTTCGAGTATCATTTGAGTATTTCATTGCCGGGCCGAGTGTCCTGGTTTTCAGTAATCAAAATATGGTCACCCTAACATAATAGATTGACAATCATTTGTTTCACATTTACTACAACAGTTTATGAATTTGGTAACATGCTGTCATGATGATACAAGTGATACAATGTACAGAAATTCTCACAATAATAAGATGCCGAACTACGGACAGGTTAGCGATAGCCTACATTGTCAATACAAACAATGATGCCATTGAACATTCTAATTCGTGAATATGTAAACAATGGGATTTTTAACACAGAAAGTTCCCGATTATCAGAGaatcttttcattcattcaaaccagCTCCAAGCTAGTTTAATGTACGCTAAAATACGTAcaaaaaagatggagagaagatTAGACTTACCGAAGCGTAATGACGGCTGTCATTATGGCTGTCTCGTCGTTCGCGTTCGACATGACGCTGATTGGTCCGTTGAGGAAAATCCTCGCTCAAGGATTGGTGGGTTGAGCGCTCAATTCTGCTCAACAGCGCTC carries:
- the LOC117809482 gene encoding uncharacterized protein LOC117809482, whose amino-acid sequence is MKLHAPKEIECDVCGKSFTFKQQLDSHLKQHLYPHIPLYRQGEARLLCSDAAKIVAKAPSKAVDPGWLDPEKAEVAAKKSGGEMWKGQFVITFGKYAGQSFRWLLENDVGWVVWLLSEYCQKGEKNELLKWQKERMLEFVRGFPSVTCHLDKRLEKQESTKQKVAESSVSELQQEPGYASDAELLAAAEQVLDESEVPVSTQLTTWGELAPAVTQDSSNRPSTSQGWPSSTAESSASESSGIVLEGWQKYWEQPLASAQALGIAPPNIRWLKYDERYGLFDGSSKYKNIKGEIVERKLLKEKMEFHPPPPPVSVKGAVPNMMAFFTTPAFFWRPVGVMKAKICCPNTNCPAPPGEYLEKKGFGSYARQVCGMMYNYTLLTEKLKCSHCEKMRQAVSKTHGDADCDEEEEEENSHHMQQYMWLAHSPKILMNLAPAIRSMFPAILCGKRAIDRGVVTLLSDGSMLCP